The Pongo abelii isolate AG06213 chromosome 3, NHGRI_mPonAbe1-v2.0_pri, whole genome shotgun sequence DNA window GTCGTACAAATTGTCcagttttggaaaattttggATGAGATTTTTGAATGAGAAATGCATAGTTCAGCCCCTTTTCCACCCGCTTCGTCTTCAGTGTTAACTGCCAGAAGGAGGCATGTCATTCTGTTCTGCCCATCCGCATTATAAATTTTACAGGGCAGCTCCCATAAGATGGAACTGATACAGTCTGGTGTTGAATGTGAATGGGCACAGAATCTATTTCTGGTGTTTAGTGTTAGAATGTCTTCTTGCTCACAGGTATATGCTACATTTTCCAATATTAACTTCATCAGCAATAGAGTAATCTTTCATctgcctgtttttttaaaaaatgtttttcaactgACCTGATTTTGAGTGAAGACAATTATAATTGAACGTTTTTCCCTAAAATCCTAAGGCTACAATTACATTTACAAAAGTGTAACTTAATGTTTTCCCCTAAAATACTAAGGCTACTTAAGGGTATTTTGTttcttaactaaaaaaaaaaaaatgtcaggacAATTTGTCAGTTCTCAGAGCATCTCACTGAgcacaatagaaaagaaaaagatcaccTGTATGATTGTTATGGTCAAAAGCACACTTtaactagaaaatataaatattctcaaTTTGAGgaaatggccaatgatttaagaATATCCTTAAATGACTAATTAACATATTGTGGAAAGTATTTCAGCAATGCTTAAGGTATTTTTAACACTAACTTCTAGCTGTGGGACTGTTTTAGCTTCATGAAGCAGCCATAGCTACATTTAATTCATTCACTATGTCACAGAATGTTTATTATCCACATTTGCAGCCCATTCTGATGTCTAATACAACATGGGCTCTTGTAGCATCCCTGTTCATACTTGGTGAACACTATTCCTCAAAACACTTCTGACATCTCCGGTTCAGGAAGCAGAGAAAGACTTGCTTCCCAGGAAGTGGATTTGATTTCACTCAGTTTCTCTCCAAACACAGAAAAAGGCGTGGTGTAGCTCACATTCACATTGGTTCATGTAGAAATGAACCAATACTCTAAGCATAATAGTATTTCCATTTTGGAAAACTTTAGCCTAGAGAGAAGATTATGGGGTATATGTTACCTGTCTTAAAGtattttgaagaatctgtgaagagCACTTTCTTGTTCCAAGTTGTTCCAGAAGGCAAAAGATGACTAAATGGGTGTAAATCACAAGCTGGAATATTTtggtttgggaaaaaaaaaaaaaaaaaaacagaaacaactttCTAACAATTAGAGCTAAACTGCCATGAAATAAACTACCTTTTGTAATAGTAAACTGCTCTGAGTTATCTCATGCTGATGTCCTCCAAATGATTCACACCCAGTCCTCAAAATCAGACCAAGTCCAATTGAACTCTCAGAAAGTATGATTCTATGAAAATTCTTCCCGTAGGCAAAAGACAAGGAACTTTGAATTCAGTTTTTAGAGGAGAAAAATTTAATAGATTTTATCTTATTATACATTTTTCCTAAATTACAAAGTCAATAGCTGCAAATATATTCTGCTACAAAGCTTTCTGTAAGAAATATCTCTATAAGAAAATACATCTCATTAACATTTCCTGTAAATAAATTacttcaaataataatttttaaaagggtgaatatatgaaaaatattgcaGAAACCAAATTGTAAATATAGTAATTGTTATATAGGAAATGTTTGATTGAAATGCTCCATTTTCATTTCACCAAGCTTATAGCAACCTGTTTATACAAACTTTGGTTCTTGGATGGActagtttataatttttgtttttggagacctGTGCAGAAAATGTAAATCTTAATTGTCTTAGTAAATATATGTGGGAAGTTGAAATTTTTAATAGATATACAGGCTGAAACTCAATTTCTAGTGGGAGAACTTAAATTTGAGACTGCAGATGGGatttaagtaaaagaaaactaaaaagtgAATTGTGGTCTACAAAAGTTTAAAGTCACAACTATAAGATaaccttttattcttttgtgCTCTAGACAAAGTATTTAGGACTGagttaagttttaaaaaagtagtaAAGTGGTTCAAAGAATTTAGAAACTGTGGTGTCTATAGATTAGCAATATGCAGATTTTACAAGTTATCCTGCTTATACTTTTTAACTGCAGTggctgcagaaaacagaaacaagccCTTTGGCAATAAAGCAGATGCTGCAGAGGTTTGAGAAGAAAATTGGATGATGCCATTGGCCAGTCAGAAGCTTATAGAGGGCAATGAAACCTCACTACTCTGTCTACTTCAGGAGTCCATTTTGTGAAACCTCCTGAAATTGAGATTATTTGAGGATCTCAgcactataaaataaataatttgaggaTAGTACGGACACATGACCTCACACTGAATTCATTTGCATAGTAAATATTACGATAGAAAATCCCATGCAGATCTTCATTCAGACTGTGCATCCCCTGGTGTCAAAGATGAACAGCCAGCTTGTGCCTCAGACATATGATCTATGTGTTTCCAAAACCTGAACAAACGAAAAAGTATTcccaattttctttcttactcCAGTGCAGTACAGATCCAGCTCAAGTCTCTATTACCACAGAGTATGTATGAATACATGTATTTACCAATCTAATTCTATCAAAACATAGGTTATGGCCAATCTTTAAGAAATAATGATCTCTCTGTTAGCTCTTTTCCCACATATATTGgacatctttaaatttttttgccaTCTGTGAAAATTCTGCTCTGTGCAAGTATTTTACTAGTCACAATTTATGGGTatagtttggaaaataaaatgcattcagaGCAGGAATCACATAGGATAAAGAGAGATATACTGTCATTCCGTAGAATTTGAAGGAACTGTTTTTGTCTTATATCAGTTCTTAATAATTCCAGGtaaaactaaaattttgaaaaaaaagtttttgtggctgtttgtttgttatttatttgtcttcctAAAGGCCTTCTTAAACAACTGGCCATTATTTTGCAATTATTTGGAAatattgactgattttttttcttgtctaccAAGACTCTTGATTGAGCAGCAGAAGTAGTGTTAcaaattaaaagttaattttctgTTGTAAATTAACTATGctccatgttttcatttcttgtttagaaattttatttttagaacctATTGTATAACAAGTTATTCTAGGAGTATTTTGTTAAACTCTAACGTTGAATAGAAATCTGGCATGTAGGTTATTTGTATAAGCAATCAGCAATCTGAAGGAAACCTCTCCTCCAGCACAACCTAAACTCTTGGAAAGTCACATCTACTCATCAGTAATTTCCACTGTGTGCTTTTTCTCTTAATAATAGCATTTTCCACAAATGTGTACATTATTTACATAGACAAGTTGCATAATGGAACACTGGCTGCACTGCATTTGTCACCCATTCTAATCTATTCAGTtcatgttttctttctccctttttgtgATCTATATTCTTATCATGTttcttattttagccattcttctGCATCTGAACCTTATTTTCCACCATGCTATAATGCATTCAATACACAAATTCACAGTCTGCAATTGATGATGTTCCTCAATGGTGATCAAATTTTCTGACACACATGGAGTCTGGCTTTGGAGGAGTAGGTGGCATCTTTCCATACTTTGCAAGACAGGCCCTTTGCACAGTCACACCGCTGGAAAATTTCCAGCCCATGAGAACCCTTCTTGCGTTGTTTGGTACAGACTTCCCCCTGATGGAGCACTGGTTTGCAGATTTTGGTCCAGAAATGACGAGCACAGCAAAACCCTTCAATGCAGTCTGATGATCGTAGGCAGGGGTCTCCTTCATGCCCTGCAGAGATGATGACCAATAGATGTTACCCTgacacttcagaaaaaaaaaaaattctattttgcaATCAGaagcacataaaatatttttacttatactATCTTCTATGTTGTTAccatttataatgaaaagtctTGGTTGATACCAATTGGCTCTGCCTCTTATCACATAAATCCATTATGGTCTGTTTCCATTATTTGCCACCTGAATAACAAGTTTAATGACTAGCTAGGATTAAAGAAACTTCCTTGTAATTTTTTCTAAAACCAATGGAATTAATTatccatatttttcttctatttctttattttaaaaaaacccagaacTACAGATATCCCTACCTTTTATATGTGACATCTTAGTGTGTGGTCTTCCTAGATTCTGCCATCCCAAGTCATGGTTTGAGTAATGACCGTGGTTTCGATCTCTGTGCCGAGTGCCATCCAGAGCCAGGATGTGAGGGGTTAAGATGCTTTCAGTAACTGGGATACAGATGCCTGGAGATGATCATATAATCAGTTAGACTAATTCAATTCTATAAAATGTGATACTTATCCACATACTCTCTTGATGTGAAATATGGAGCcatttatctatctgtctatctatctatctatccacccatccattcatttacttatttactgaGACTGAGCATACTTTGACCCTAAAGTGAAACTTCTTTGATATGAATTTTGTCTCTCTCAAGACCAAGTGACCTTGGACAAAACCGGGAATAAaagcataattttatatattcacaaaGTTATTGTGAATATATGTGAAGAATCAATGTTAgctgttactatttttaaataatctgatCAGACATACATCCTCTGGATCCAGATTCCTTTATTAATTAACAACATAATCTTAGTTTACACTGTAAACTTCTCTAATGGTGTGAGGTCTTCTTCCCTTCACCTCCTGTGCAAGAGACTCACAGTAGGTCTACACCCAGAGGTCAGGAATAGGCATGAGAATATGAGCATGATTATGTTGTTTTATATGATTAAGTATATATTTCTAATTACTTTCTgcaattatttaatgtttttgccACATCTTGTCTGTGATCCATTTCATCATTATTACTGAATTGTCTGCCTATAAATTCATTGATATTGGATGAAGCCAGGTTGGGGAATAAAATCCCACGTCTCCCTTTGGAGGAACCAATCACTCTATTCCCATAAGACTGAGCCACAGAACGTCTTGACTAAACCCAAAGCACAAAACTGGAATAGATATTTACAACTGCATTACTAAATCATATCAAGTTTCTTTCTTTGGTTCTGTCACATGCATTCACTTATGTGTTTACTGGAATAGAACGTCTTGCTATTTATACACAACACTTCAACATGGCAATATTCTAGATCAGCATAGGTCACAAAATATAGAAAGTAGCCAGAGTCTAGGAAAACTAAGATTTGGGGAGGTAATCCAGGTAATCTTACACTACCTAAACCAGTTCTACCAGGCTTCTTATATTTCAGGAGTCTGAGTAAGGAGAAGATAGCCTGACTTGAGAGACAGGCTTACTATGATGAAAAGAAAGAGGCCCATGAACACTTAGTGAGATCTTTTACCATTATTGCAGCGGGCACCGGGGCAGCACATGCCATCTCGGTGGCAGCGCTTCTTTTTTCTCCGACACACCATGCAGGCCGATGATCCTTGGTGGGGACTGTGGCAATACCTCCCAACTTCACACTCCTTATCACTGCTACAAGGGTAGGCCTGTCATCAAGTGGAACAACACCAAAAGTAAAGGATTAGATCGTGTTTCACTTATGAAACATTACTATAGAAAATCATGatagaaaataaatcacaatatATCTCACCTGGAAGGAACTATACCATCATCATA harbors:
- the DKK2 gene encoding dickkopf-related protein 2; the encoded protein is MAALMRCKDSSCCLLLLAAVLMVESSQIGSSRAKLNSIKSSLGGETPAQAANRSAGIYQGLAFGGSKKGKNLGQAYPCSSDKECEVGRYCHSPHQGSSACMVCRRKKKRCHRDGMCCPGARCNNGICIPVTESILTPHILALDGTRHRDRNHGHYSNHDLGWQNLGRPHTKMSHIKGHEGDPCLRSSDCIEGFCCARHFWTKICKPVLHQGEVCTKQRKKGSHGLEIFQRCDCAKGLSCKVWKDATYSSKARLHVCQKI